AAAATTGATCCGGTGGCTATTAAAAGCTCTCCCGCTCATGCCGCTATTCACTTAGTCAGAGAAGCTCTTGCTTATTTTAAAAAAAATATCAATCATTTGTTCACACCGAGTCAAGATATCTTATCAAATACAAAAATCCCCGTTTCTCTCTTTTCAAAACGCATGAAAATTAATTTAGATACCATGATTTTTTCTTATAATGAAGCGGGTTTTCCTTATCATTGTGATCTAAAAAAATTGAATTCTTTTGATAACCTTGAGATTTTTCCGGCTACAAGGAAACAAACAAGAAGTAAATCCGCTTACTTTTTAAGAATCGTGGCCGATGAAGAACTACAAAAGCTTGCAACCGTTTTTGAGAGTAATAAAGACCTTATTTCAAAAGGGAAAGCCCTTATTTTGTTTCATGCTTTACCCCGTGATTCAACATCTGTTACTTGCCCTCCCTATTTTGAGTTATTTGCAAAAAATACAGGTATATCAACGCCGGCCATTCTCGATTTTTTAAAAAATTCTCATTCATTATTCTGGAAGCGTACCTCGTTTATAAATTATGTCAATTTAAACATAGAAAAATGTCCTCACACTAATAAACGAATACTTCCGGCGGGAAAAAAAGAATTGCCTTCCCAGGATGCTAAGAAGTCAAAAAGTGTAAATCCACCAAGCGTTTCTTTGATTCCTTTGAAGAGTATGCTTTCTGAGCCGAGTACGTTTATCGAGCCAAGGGGTGCTGTACCCCCTTTTCATCAAGAAAGTGCAAACGACAAGCTTGCGCTTGATCACGAATCACTTCTTAGAAGAGTATCGAACCTTTCATCTAGTAACTTAAACGTAACTGCTATGCATCTTCAAGTCTTTAGAAGTGCGTTTGCCCAATTGGACGCTTTAAGACCCGCACCCCCTACCCAAGTAAAACCCCTGGTTCGGGAGCCCCGGCCTCTCAACCTTCAAAAAGGGCTTCCCATAGGCATTCCGAATATTGGGAATAGCTGCTATATAAATGCCGCGCTTCACGCTATATTTAACATTGCTGAATTTAATAACCTCTTGAAAAGGAAGCAGTTTTATTTAAACTTGCAGGATATTCTCGAGTCTGAGATTAATGTACTTGTAAGAAAAGAGTCGCTTGAACCCTCCTTTAAAACACTTATTAATCAGTTCTTATTTGAACTTCAAAACCTCTACCTTCAAAAAATTTATATCAACAATGACAAGATTACTTTCAAGGAGTTTTTTTCACTTGCTCTGCAACAAATAAAAGAGCCCCTTACAGCTCAGCAAAATAATATATTGTCGACACTCTATATAAAAGCCGTTCCTGAACTTCAATTGAAACTGCAGCTGGATAGTTTCTCTGAAACCTATTCGAGAAGCATAAAATCTTTGCTCCCCGCAAAAGCCTACATTTTAAGAGACACTCTTTTCTTAAACAGGTTCACAGGTGATAAAACAGCGATGCAGGATGCCTCTGAAGTCCTTGAAAAGCTTCTTCCAGCTATTAATGTGAAAGCCGATTTGATTAAGAGGAAGTATCGTTTGGAAACAGAGGCTCTTCTTGGCAGAATAGAAAGTCAAACCATTAGCTTAATTCCAATATCCTTACCCTTGGCCACACCTCTTGTAAATTCGAATTGGACCCTTCAAAATATTTTTGATTTAGCTTTTAGTAAAACGATCATGAAAGATAAAAATCCTCTCCAGATTGAAGAAGAGGGCCAAATTATTACTGAGACCTCTACTTGGGTAGAAAAACTCTCGCTTGAAAATCCTTCTACCTCTCATTTGGTTTTTCAGCTTAAGAGATATTCTCAAACAGGATCCTCTTATGAAAAAAACCCTGACCCTTTTTTAATTCCGGAAGACTATATTATTGATTTATCTCTTGCTTTTGATGCACCGGCTAAAACTTGCTTATATAAAATCAAAGGGGTGATTTATCACCATGATAGGGAAAGGCGGCCTGACTCCGGCCACTTTACAACAGTAATAGAAAAAGAGGGTTCCTGGATTCACTTTGATGATGAGAAAACAAGTTTTGTCAACCCTAAAGACTTCATTGAAAAGGGATATCTCTTAATTCTTGAAAAGGTTAGCTAAAGCTATTTCTCACTTGTCACTTGATCCAATCCAAATGATGGGTGAGGGGGCTTTACGAAAAAACTTTTTTCGTTTCTTTCGCTTGGCTCCAACTCTTCTTCCCTTCTTTGCAATCCCTCATTAAGAAAATGAACAAATAATTGTCTCTGCTCTTTATCATCCGATCTAAAAATGTAGCCTAAGAAAGAGCTGTCATAAACTTGAACGAAGGTTTCGGCTAAAGAGCCCGGATGCCGGTTAAACCCTTGCAGGACTTTGGTAATTATTTTTTTTGCCTGAGGATTTTCAGCGGAAATAATCGCATAAACAAACTGCTCATCTTCCTCGACAATCAGATGAGAGTGTCTTTCTTTAAAAAACTCCCCTGAAATGGCATTTAAGAGCATCATAAACAGCTTCTTTAATGATTTTGGCTCAAGCACAGTCCTCATGATAACGGGTGTCAGTGAATAGAAAAAGTTTTCTAAAAGTAATTCACTATACTTAACCGATTCGCTCTTTAAGAGATTTCTTAGAGTTAAAAGAAGTTCATTTTGCTTGGATATCATACCGCCGTTATAGTCTCTAAACTCGCCTAAAACTCTTGTCATCTCCTCAACGACCGCTTGTCTTGCTTTATTAAGATCAATGGTATGATCCAGCCTTAAAAAATCTGCGCTTTTAATTTTTAAACGAAAGACGGTAGCTTCCTTTACAAACTTTTTTCGGATCATGCCAACTGTCTTGCATCTATCATGGACATACTGTAAAAAAGAGTTTGATTCATTAAACTGCTCCTGAAGGCTAAGACTGCCCGGCTTGACCACCCTTACAAAGATAATTGTAAATACAAGATCCGAGTGGGTTTGCTCATCGAAGGAGATAAATACTTGCGGTAAGTCCTGCAGATATCGCATTTGGCTGCTTATCGTTAAGACATTTCTCATAACCTCTTCTTCGTTTCGAGGCATAAAAACAGGGTGCATCAAATGAGCAATTCTATCTTTTAAATCAACAAAAAGACCTTGCTTCAAATGCTTCATTTCCAGGATTTTAAACGTCCCTCCCTCTATTTTTTCAACTTCTAGGTAGGCAGTGCAAATTTTCTCATTCCCTCTCTTATTAGCAATAAAAGAGCCGTCTACGGCTTTTACGCCTGGCATATAATTTTGAATGACTGTAAGCAAATGCTGTTCTTCAAAGAATTCCTTATCTTTTAAAAAATTGACTCCTACTAACACAGAAAGGATATTTCTCGAAAATAAACCATCTTCCCCTTGGATTGTTGTCTGGAAAATTTTAAGTTTTAAAAACCTTTTTTGAGGGTTTTCACGAACCGATTCCAAAAGCTCTTTTCTAAAGATGTACTGGGAAGTGATGATTTTTGTTAAATGGAAGGATTTTCTATGAGCTTTAAAGGCGTTATCACTGATAACAAGTAAATGCTGCATCTCGGTCATAATGTCGCGACCGATAAGGGGCTCATTTCGACGGATTAAGTTTCTAATGCGGTCTTGAATAAGAACTGTCTTTTCATCAACTGAAATGCCTTTCACTTCCAATATTCTAGCGGCAAAGAAGCTTGATTCGACACCTAAACTTGCTTCCATTTCAATGATCGGCAGATTGCTTTCTATTTCAACAAGATCAGATGCATTAGTGATTGGAATCACAATCTCGCAAATCGTATAGACATCTTCTCCAAATTCTTGAATACAAAAATCGGCGGCAAAAATCATGCCGACATCCAGCCTTTTTCCCGGGACAAGCCACATGCTAATAATTTCAAAAAAGAATTTAAAAGCATTAGCTCTATAGCGGCTAAGCATAAAAAAGGAAAAGTTTTGAGGATTATCCTCGCACCTTAACGTTTTTACAAGCGGAAGCATCGAGAAAAAATAATCCTTTTTATCAAGGAAGGTTTCCTCTTCAGACATTTCAAAAAAAGATTCGGGGAGAAGTTTTTTTAAGGACTGCTCGATGGCGCTAACGTAAAGAAGGTTTCTTGATCCTTCAAACTTAGGATCAAAAACGGTTTGGATAGTCGGAAATCTAGGTTTTAACATTGACCAACCTTTAATCCCTTAAGAGAAACTTGATAAGGTCTTGGGTCCAAACTCTCATAAAACAAAGTTTCTTCTTTTAAATAAGCATCCGAACCGATCACTGTGCCGTCATCATTTAAATCAATAAACGAGCGTATACGAAGCCTCACCCTATCTTTTGCCAAGGCGATAGCTCTTGGATGCAGGATTTTAGCCCCTGCCAAAGTGATTTTTAAGGCCTCTTCGTAGCTTAAAAAATCATATTTTGAAGCTGTCTTATCAAGGTGGGGGTCTCTATCATAGATCCCCCTGACATCTTTATAAAATTCCACTTCGCTAAAAAAGTTTTCACGATTTAAAGCTATAGCTAAGGCTACAGCTGTCGTGTCAGATCCTCCCCTGCCTAGTGTTGTAATTTCATTTTGCTCGGAAACCCCTTGAAAACCTGCTACAATGGCCACTTGAGATTCATTTAAAGACTTCTCTATTCGATGAGGTTTTACGGCAATGATTCTTGCTTCTGAATGCGATGAGGTTGTTATAATTCCGGACTGGCTTCCCGTAAAACTTTTGGCTTGCAAACCGATTTTATCCATCGCCATGGCCAAAAGGGAAATGCTGATCCGCTCACCGACTGTCACAAGCATATCATATTCTCTTTTCGGAGGATTAGGATGAACTTCCTTTGCTAGATTGATCAACCGGTCGGTAGCGCCTTTCATGGCGCTGACCACCACGACGACTCTTTTTTTCTTTTCAATCTTGGATTTTACAATCTCTGCCACATGATCAAAGCAAGCAGGGGATGCGACAGCTGCCCCACCAAATTTAATGACAAGCGTTTTCATAAATATTATTATATGTTCTTTGTAATTATAAAAATATTTTTAAACGAGAAGCTCCTAGAGGATCGAATGCGGTAAATCATAGTCAATGCCTCAAATTTAGTCCAACTCTTCAAAAAATAAGAAATATTAAATCGCCTAAATGTTTAGCGATAAAACGTTTTTTGACTTTTGGAACTCACTCTAAACAATCCCCTTAAAAATTGATATCAAAAACCATGAAAAATAAAAAATCTTTCCAAAATTTGAAAGTCTCGGGTTAGGTGCCATAAACTGTTGGAAAATAATTATTTTTCATGATAGTCTATCTTTTTATTATGCGCTTAACTTTCCTAAAATAGTTTTTAAAGCGCTAAGACATTTTCTCCTCGAGGGAAATTCTCGCGTTTTGCTAGCCTAAAATGTTCAATGAATTTTGCATTTCAACAGCGCTTTCAAGGTGAGATAAAACTATTCAAAGATAAACTTTTAAAATTATTTTTTTACCATGTTCGAACTTGAAAAATCCTTTCGTTTTGAAGCAGGGCATTCACTCCCCCAAAGCAATAGCAAATGCCGAGTCCCGCACGGACACTCCTTTCTTTTGGTTGTAAAGATCCGGGCCGAAAAACTCCAAGAAGAGGGGCAGGAGCGGAATATGGTGGTTGATTTTAATGTTATTTCGAGTGTCGTAAGACCTTTAATAAACGAATATTTTGACCATTGCTGGCTGAATGACACCCTTCAAACAGACGCCCCGACAGTTGAGTTCATCGCTCGCTGGATCTACAATCGTTTAAAACCCGAGCTGCCGGACCTTTACTCGATTACTCTACATGAAACCGACACACAAAAAGTCACTTTTTACGAAAGCTGACCTCAAATTCGATAAAAAACATTTACATCTATTCAAAGATACGATTTAATACTTGCATATCCTTAAGGACTTCTTGAGCTGACCTTTCCAAAATAGCTGCCTTTGAGACAATGACTTTCTTGAAAGTCATTAGATCATTCCTGATGTTTTGCTCTAAATTCCAAGCAGTTTATTTTTGAGAAATAAAGCCTTTTTAGGGTAAAAATAAATTTGAAATCCGTGAAAAAACAAGTCAACTTTTAAATTTGTTTCAGGGTTTCAAAAGCCTTAGATTTTACCCTCTTTGCCGCTTGCTTTAATTCGGCAGCTTCTGGTAACCTTGTGGGATTAGATAAGTAAAACTGCAGGAGAAACCTTTAAATGTCGCAAAAAAAACAATACTCTTGGGAAGAAAAAGAAAACGTCTTAGACGATGTACTTTTTCAAGATGAAGAGGCAAAAGAATTTCAAAACCTTCTCAAAGAAGAAAAACTCGCCAACGAAAAAGAAGTTCCCCAATACACTCCCGGCACAATCCTCAAAGGCACAATTGTAGAAATCACGAAAGACCATGTTGTGGTAGATGTCGGTTTAAAATCAGAAGGGCTAGTTCCTCTCTCCGAATTTTCAGATCCTGAGCAATTAGTACTTGATGGCGAAATCGAAGTGATGCTCGAAGACGCGGAAGATGACAATGGTCAAATCGTTCTCTCAAGAGAAAAAGCCGAGCGTCAAAGACAATGGGAATACATCCTTGAGCATTGCGAAGAAGGTTCTATCGTTACAGGTAAAGTCATCCGCAAAGTTAAAGGCGGCTTGATGGTCGACATCGGCATGGAAGCCTTCCTTCCAGGCTCTCAAATCGACAACAAGCGCATCAAAAACTTGGATGAATACCTTGGCAAAACTTACGAATTCAAGATTCTCAAGATCAATATCGAACGTAAGAACGTTGTCGTATCAAGACGCGAGCTTTTAGAAGCTGAAAGAATCTCGAAAAAAGCAGAACTTCTTGAAATGATCAAGCCTGGCGATATCCGCGAAGGCGTTGTAAAAAATATCACCGACTTCGGCGTTTTCTTAGACCTTGATGGCATTGATGGGCTTCTCCACATTACAGACATGACCTGGAAGCGTATAAAGCATCCTTCCGAAATGATCCAATTAGGTCAAAAACTAGAAGTAATGATCCTTAATATAGACAGAGAAAAAGGACGCGTTGCACTTGGACTTAAGCAGAAAGGACCAAATCCTTGGGACGAAATTGAAAAGAAATACCCTCCGGGAACAAGAGTTCATGGTAAAATTGTAAACCTCCTTCCTTATGGCGCTTTCATTGAAATTGAAACAGGCATTGAAGGACTTATCCACGTATCGGAAATGTCTTGGGTAAAAAACATCACTGATCCAAGCGAAGTTGTTAAAAAAGGTGAAGAAGTTGAAGCCATCGTTCTTTCAGTACAAAAAGAAGAAGGCAAAATCTCCTTAGGCATCAAGCAAACAGAGCACAATCCTTGGGATGATGTTGAACAGAAATACCCTGTCGGCAAAAACGTAAAAGTTGAAATCCGCAATTTAACAAACTATGGCGCTTTTGTTGAACTCGAGCCTGGCGTTGAAGGCCTTATCCATATCTCCGACTTGAGCTGGATAAAAAAGGTTTCCCACCCCTCTGAGATCTTAAGCAAAGGCGATATGGTCCATGCGGTTATTTTATCAGTAGACCGTGAAAGTAAAAAAATCACTCTTGGAATGAAGCAATTGAGCTCCAATCCTTGGGAAGACATTGAAAAAACAATTCCGGTTGGTTCTTTGGTTAAAGGCAAAGTCAGCAAAATCACAGCTTTTGGTGCATTTGTAGAACTTGAAAATGGCCTTGAAGGACTTATTCATGTCACTGAGCTATCTGATCAAGCATTCGGAAAAGTTGAAGATGTCGTTTCTAAAGGCGATGAAGTGACTGCCAAGGTTATTAAATTAGACCCTGAGCATAAAAAAATTGCTCTGTCTATTAAA
This genomic window from Criblamydia sequanensis CRIB-18 contains:
- a CDS encoding ubiquitin carboxyl-terminal hydrolase family protein, encoding MNPLPTSDINSASGQLSSFFDKLTTLLETQNESLYQELDQKVRETAVSIIEAPQASKTSPVLLSYPDPISDPKTLEAPQALNTSSVLLKYPSTLEGLRTFYECLSPEEKKVMRSSFSYLIEGFKSWLSELHWIKESFIKFNLEIHGGDFSFSIHGAPMGALLSNLIKPFVKQNTVASRGALYFFLTNILKITDKSEPVFSSREKNLELIHQTSPYFKEFILSICKKNESFKPFKRSSTPAVIAFMTLAKGTISYFSKSIEHFFQDDKEILCNTEMPVCLIRNGIYLENVNVYFNEVGFPSFCDFNSHNKFDILIQDPSTNRVRATPDVLKKIALALENNQFTNKCLIVIYAHPITEVSPPIAKPYFEVFAKNTSLVTSRVVECLKNASTLAWYETRISSYPYESFSDIINTHYHQERRPEPKKLQNDNTIQRREVNDFRMFVSFGEFKTYFLNLNTQDNEKVRLLLSAFFNLYNLWLLDSNAISYFKHCFEIFGGHIAFSLHGKAIFSLLEKSFTVLQGNNTFATRSAAYYFYRHVLRITDASDSELSSFENNLIVLRSISPSFTNIVLQAAKNNPIKIDPVAIKSSPAHAAIHLVREALAYFKKNINHLFTPSQDILSNTKIPVSLFSKRMKINLDTMIFSYNEAGFPYHCDLKKLNSFDNLEIFPATRKQTRSKSAYFLRIVADEELQKLATVFESNKDLISKGKALILFHALPRDSTSVTCPPYFELFAKNTGISTPAILDFLKNSHSLFWKRTSFINYVNLNIEKCPHTNKRILPAGKKELPSQDAKKSKSVNPPSVSLIPLKSMLSEPSTFIEPRGAVPPFHQESANDKLALDHESLLRRVSNLSSSNLNVTAMHLQVFRSAFAQLDALRPAPPTQVKPLVREPRPLNLQKGLPIGIPNIGNSCYINAALHAIFNIAEFNNLLKRKQFYLNLQDILESEINVLVRKESLEPSFKTLINQFLFELQNLYLQKIYINNDKITFKEFFSLALQQIKEPLTAQQNNILSTLYIKAVPELQLKLQLDSFSETYSRSIKSLLPAKAYILRDTLFLNRFTGDKTAMQDASEVLEKLLPAINVKADLIKRKYRLETEALLGRIESQTISLIPISLPLATPLVNSNWTLQNIFDLAFSKTIMKDKNPLQIEEEGQIITETSTWVEKLSLENPSTSHLVFQLKRYSQTGSSYEKNPDPFLIPEDYIIDLSLAFDAPAKTCLYKIKGVIYHHDRERRPDSGHFTTVIEKEGSWIHFDDEKTSFVNPKDFIEKGYLLILEKVS
- the rpsA gene encoding 30S ribosomal protein S1, encoding MSQKKQYSWEEKENVLDDVLFQDEEAKEFQNLLKEEKLANEKEVPQYTPGTILKGTIVEITKDHVVVDVGLKSEGLVPLSEFSDPEQLVLDGEIEVMLEDAEDDNGQIVLSREKAERQRQWEYILEHCEEGSIVTGKVIRKVKGGLMVDIGMEAFLPGSQIDNKRIKNLDEYLGKTYEFKILKINIERKNVVVSRRELLEAERISKKAELLEMIKPGDIREGVVKNITDFGVFLDLDGIDGLLHITDMTWKRIKHPSEMIQLGQKLEVMILNIDREKGRVALGLKQKGPNPWDEIEKKYPPGTRVHGKIVNLLPYGAFIEIETGIEGLIHVSEMSWVKNITDPSEVVKKGEEVEAIVLSVQKEEGKISLGIKQTEHNPWDDVEQKYPVGKNVKVEIRNLTNYGAFVELEPGVEGLIHISDLSWIKKVSHPSEILSKGDMVHAVILSVDRESKKITLGMKQLSSNPWEDIEKTIPVGSLVKGKVSKITAFGAFVELENGLEGLIHVTELSDQAFGKVEDVVSKGDEVTAKVIKLDPEHKKIALSIKEYQIDQNQCSQDDIVVGAPGKDKEKRERGRDKKEKEKESFDEDEEGEE
- the queD gene encoding 6-carboxytetrahydropterin synthase QueD; translation: MFELEKSFRFEAGHSLPQSNSKCRVPHGHSFLLVVKIRAEKLQEEGQERNMVVDFNVISSVVRPLINEYFDHCWLNDTLQTDAPTVEFIARWIYNRLKPELPDLYSITLHETDTQKVTFYES